One stretch of Dissulfurimicrobium hydrothermale DNA includes these proteins:
- the pdxA gene encoding 4-hydroxythreonine-4-phosphate dehydrogenase PdxA, which produces MTDPVDRRIKLGITMGCPAGIGPEIIVKAFVQRPLWRSGYARFVPIVLGDTGILQTTAAFLGEDVPISSILSDWTIFDGAINVLPVSNLQPDEVRCGRPTALTGELSYKYIVKALELSLSGIISGIVTAPISKHGLRLAGISYPGHTEMLAEKTNTERYAMMLVGDRLKVVLVTIHCPLKHVSRLLTKEKICEVVSITHEALMHDFGIQRPRIAVAGLNPHGGESGQFGHEEEEVISPAVDLSRAEGIDVTGPYPPDSIFYHAVMDGRFDAVVCQYHDQGLIPFKLLHFKDGVNVTLGLPIIRTSVDHGTAYDIAGTGIADPSSLIAAVELAYRLVCNRKKAGS; this is translated from the coding sequence ATGACTGATCCAGTTGATCGGAGGATCAAATTGGGCATCACGATGGGTTGTCCTGCGGGCATCGGGCCGGAGATAATCGTCAAGGCCTTTGTCCAAAGGCCGCTCTGGCGTTCTGGTTACGCCAGGTTTGTACCTATCGTCTTGGGGGATACTGGCATACTTCAAACAACAGCTGCGTTCCTTGGGGAGGATGTGCCGATAAGTAGTATTTTATCTGATTGGACCATATTTGACGGTGCGATAAACGTCCTGCCGGTTTCGAATCTCCAGCCTGATGAAGTCAGATGCGGGAGGCCGACCGCTCTTACGGGTGAGCTTTCTTACAAATATATAGTCAAGGCACTTGAATTGTCATTGAGCGGCATTATCTCCGGCATTGTCACCGCACCTATAAGCAAGCACGGTTTGAGGCTTGCCGGTATTTCATATCCTGGCCATACAGAGATGCTTGCAGAGAAGACGAATACCGAGAGATATGCCATGATGCTTGTAGGCGACAGGTTGAAGGTAGTCCTTGTGACCATACATTGTCCGCTTAAGCATGTATCGAGGCTCTTGACAAAAGAAAAGATATGCGAGGTCGTCTCCATTACACATGAGGCCTTGATGCATGATTTCGGCATTCAAAGACCGAGGATAGCGGTCGCCGGTCTGAATCCGCATGGCGGTGAGTCCGGCCAGTTCGGTCATGAAGAGGAAGAAGTCATATCGCCTGCAGTGGACCTGTCCAGGGCCGAAGGAATAGATGTCACAGGACCTTATCCCCCTGATTCGATCTTTTATCATGCAGTCATGGATGGCAGGTTTGACGCCGTGGTCTGTCAATATCACGATCAGGGTCTGATCCCGTTCAAGCTCCTACACTTTAAAGACGGTGTAAACGTTACCCTCGGCCTCCCTATAATCAGGACATCGGTCGATCACGGCACGGCTTATGACATAGCGGGGACTGGCATAGCCGACCCTTCAAGTCTTATTGCTGCGGTTGAGTTGGCATATAGGCTTGTATGCAATCGTAAGAAGGCAGGGTCTTGA
- a CDS encoding amidohydrolase, which yields MEKVDIVVTGELLVTDPFSPPVKDGAVAVKDGKIIALGPKNGIETAFYAAKRIDRPNGLIAPGLINAHTHAAMTVFRGLADDLPLKTWLEEHIFPKEARLTPEIVAIGTELACAEMIRCGTTGFVDMYLFEDTVASVVDRIGLRAWIGEGVFDFPSPAFSSGIEALKETGRLISKWQGHPRITITVDPHTPYTCSPDLLAMARDTAERHGAMTVIHLAETDWEAHEIQTRFGTSPVCHLDRLGLLNERLLAVHCVSLDKDDIKLLARKRARVAHCPESNLKLASGVAPVAEMIQEGVIIVLGTDGAASNNDLDLMSEMDTAAKLQKGIMKDPTFVPASQALAMATTWTAKALHRDDLGVLRKGAQADLVVVDLNQVHLRPCYNPVSHIVYVARSGDVQDVIASGMVLMEDRRLTTIDEEDLLSRLKRIVQAI from the coding sequence TTGGAAAAAGTAGATATCGTCGTTACAGGGGAGCTTCTGGTGACAGACCCCTTCAGCCCGCCTGTAAAAGACGGGGCTGTGGCCGTCAAGGACGGTAAAATCATTGCGCTTGGCCCAAAAAATGGAATAGAGACGGCATTTTATGCCGCAAAACGGATTGACAGACCCAATGGCCTCATAGCCCCAGGACTCATAAATGCCCACACCCATGCAGCCATGACCGTATTCAGAGGCCTTGCAGACGATCTGCCACTCAAGACCTGGCTTGAGGAACACATATTCCCAAAGGAGGCGCGCCTTACGCCTGAGATTGTAGCAATTGGGACAGAGCTTGCCTGTGCGGAGATGATCCGGTGCGGGACCACAGGCTTTGTGGATATGTATCTCTTTGAAGACACAGTCGCATCGGTAGTGGACAGGATCGGGTTAAGGGCCTGGATTGGTGAGGGGGTCTTTGACTTCCCCTCCCCTGCCTTTTCATCAGGCATCGAGGCCCTGAAAGAGACAGGACGGCTTATCTCAAAGTGGCAAGGCCACCCAAGGATTACCATAACCGTCGACCCGCATACCCCTTATACCTGCTCACCTGATCTCCTTGCCATGGCAAGAGATACTGCAGAAAGGCATGGGGCCATGACGGTCATCCATCTTGCCGAGACGGACTGGGAGGCGCATGAAATACAGACGAGATTCGGGACCTCACCAGTCTGCCACCTCGACAGGCTCGGTCTTCTGAACGAAAGGCTCCTTGCCGTCCACTGCGTTTCGCTTGATAAAGATGACATAAAACTCCTGGCCAGGAAAAGGGCACGGGTGGCGCACTGTCCTGAAAGCAACCTGAAACTCGCCTCAGGAGTGGCGCCCGTTGCGGAGATGATCCAGGAAGGCGTGATCATAGTCCTTGGGACAGACGGTGCGGCAAGCAACAACGACCTCGACCTCATGAGTGAGATGGACACAGCCGCAAAGCTGCAAAAGGGTATAATGAAGGACCCTACATTTGTTCCTGCATCACAGGCCCTTGCCATGGCGACCACATGGACCGCAAAGGCTCTCCACCGCGACGATCTTGGGGTCTTACGTAAGGGCGCGCAAGCGGATCTCGTAGTGGTCGACCTCAATCAGGTACACTTGAGACCATGTTACAACCCTGTCTCACATATAGTATATGTGGCGAGGAGCGGTGATGTCCAGGATGTGATCGCCTCAGGCATGGTCTTGATGGAAGACCGGAGGCTTACCACAATAGACGAAGAAGACCTGCTTTCAAGGCTTAAAAGGATTGTCCAGGCAATATAA
- a CDS encoding purine-nucleoside phosphorylase, which produces MHETLNTSLTYFKKTLPLIPDVCLVLGTGLGGVVRAMDVTWSKDYKDIPGFPISTSPTHAGKLLVGTINGTKAALFQGRFHYYEGYSAREVAMPVQIMALLGARLLITCNAAGGLNPDLSSGDIMLIKDHINLIPDNPLRGSNIDAAGPRFPDLSCAYPKEIREKVLSLAEGMGIKLKEGVFVAVPGPSLETAAETRFLRMIGADAVAMSLVPEVIAAVHAGMKVIGLSVIANINDPDNFRPILIEDVIEQAHRAEGRLEQLIVNILEEWRNWKK; this is translated from the coding sequence ATGCATGAAACGCTAAACACATCGCTTACTTATTTTAAAAAGACACTCCCTTTAATTCCTGATGTCTGCCTCGTGCTCGGGACAGGGCTTGGCGGGGTAGTAAGGGCCATGGATGTGACCTGGTCGAAGGACTATAAAGACATACCAGGCTTCCCGATCTCGACTTCTCCGACGCACGCTGGCAAGCTCCTTGTCGGTACCATTAACGGGACAAAGGCCGCCCTGTTCCAAGGAAGATTCCATTACTACGAAGGATACTCTGCAAGAGAAGTGGCCATGCCTGTGCAAATCATGGCCCTTCTTGGGGCAAGACTCCTCATCACCTGTAACGCCGCAGGCGGGCTTAACCCTGATCTTTCATCCGGGGACATCATGCTGATCAAAGACCATATAAATCTCATACCGGATAACCCTTTAAGGGGGTCAAACATAGACGCTGCAGGGCCCAGATTTCCAGACCTTTCATGCGCATATCCGAAAGAAATCAGGGAAAAAGTCTTGAGTCTGGCCGAAGGTATGGGGATCAAGCTGAAAGAAGGGGTCTTTGTTGCCGTGCCAGGACCTAGTCTCGAGACAGCTGCAGAAACCAGATTCCTTCGGATGATAGGCGCAGATGCTGTAGCCATGTCCCTTGTGCCTGAGGTGATCGCTGCAGTTCATGCCGGGATGAAGGTCATCGGTCTCTCGGTCATCGCAAATATAAACGATCCTGACAACTTCAGACCCATCCTGATAGAAGATGTCATCGAGCAGGCGCACAGGGCCGAAGGCCGCCTGGAGCAACTCATAGTAAATATCTTGGAGGAGTGGCGCAATTGGAAAAAGTAG
- a CDS encoding cytochrome c3 family protein — MRVKSLGLIAASLLAFAPVLAFAGDKGPADINLKEKFGVKGNKEAVIFPHAKHQANPKLTCDKCHETAQGGKLKVTIEKKEGMKNDFHDKMCFPCHTEMNVPKGKVCTTCHKK; from the coding sequence ATGAGGGTCAAATCATTAGGGTTGATAGCAGCGTCATTGTTGGCATTCGCACCTGTCCTGGCCTTTGCCGGCGACAAGGGTCCTGCCGACATAAATCTCAAAGAGAAGTTCGGGGTTAAGGGCAACAAAGAAGCGGTCATTTTTCCGCACGCAAAACACCAGGCTAATCCCAAGCTTACCTGCGATAAGTGCCATGAGACTGCACAGGGTGGAAAGCTCAAGGTAACTATTGAAAAGAAAGAGGGTATGAAAAACGATTTCCATGATAAGATGTGTTTTCCCTGTCACACTGAGATGAATGTACCAAAGGGCAAGGTCTGCACAACCTGCCACAAGAAGTAG
- the bioF gene encoding 8-amino-7-oxononanoate synthase yields the protein MGDDKNTMDEQRSAYLYSPIDPDLLRTLEPIETIGQGRITINGRTLVDFASNDYLGISQDLALVEGAMEAMKRWGAGARASRLMSGDMEIHHELEDAVAGLKGTEAALLFGSGYLANLGMISALCGKGDAVFADRLIHASMVDGILLSGARLFRFRHNDLDHLEGLLKQHRGRHKKALILVESLYSMEGDEADVAGLIELKRHFDALLMVDEAHAVGVFGEYGEGLVTMSQARDVDLMVGTFGKAFGGYGAFVAMSKAMKGFLINRARTFIFSTALPPSVIGTNIAAVRLVSKERAMGLKVLEISGYLRTRLRQSMGMDVVGRSQIVPVMVGGNEDAVRIAERLKAVGFFVKAVRPPTVPRGTARIRLSVTAWHSKGDIDALVEAMAR from the coding sequence ATGGGTGACGATAAAAACACAATGGATGAACAACGATCGGCATATCTCTATTCACCAATAGATCCAGACCTTTTGAGGACGCTCGAGCCAATTGAGACCATTGGGCAAGGTAGGATCACAATAAACGGTAGGACCTTGGTCGACTTTGCATCCAATGATTATTTGGGCATTTCTCAAGATCTTGCCCTTGTAGAAGGCGCAATGGAGGCTATGAAAAGATGGGGTGCAGGCGCTAGGGCCTCGAGGCTCATGAGCGGCGATATGGAGATTCATCATGAATTAGAGGATGCAGTGGCCGGGCTCAAGGGCACAGAGGCCGCACTCCTATTTGGGAGTGGTTATCTTGCAAATCTCGGTATGATAAGCGCCCTGTGCGGAAAAGGAGATGCGGTCTTTGCGGACCGCCTGATCCACGCCAGCATGGTGGATGGCATACTCCTTTCAGGCGCGCGTCTTTTCAGATTCCGACACAATGACCTTGATCATCTAGAGGGTCTTTTGAAGCAACATAGAGGCAGACACAAAAAGGCCTTAATACTTGTTGAAAGCCTTTACAGCATGGAGGGCGACGAGGCCGATGTTGCAGGTCTTATCGAGCTTAAAAGGCATTTTGACGCCCTTCTTATGGTGGATGAGGCCCATGCGGTTGGGGTCTTTGGTGAGTACGGCGAAGGCCTGGTGACGATGTCACAGGCCAGGGATGTGGATTTGATGGTCGGGACGTTTGGCAAGGCCTTTGGCGGCTATGGTGCATTTGTGGCTATGTCCAAGGCGATGAAGGGGTTTTTGATCAATCGGGCAAGGACATTTATATTCTCTACCGCACTACCTCCGTCTGTGATAGGCACCAATATCGCGGCCGTTCGACTTGTCAGTAAAGAAAGGGCGATGGGACTTAAGGTCCTTGAGATTTCTGGATATCTCAGAACCAGGCTTCGGCAATCTATGGGCATGGACGTCGTCGGCCGTTCCCAGATCGTCCCGGTTATGGTTGGAGGGAATGAAGATGCGGTGAGGATTGCCGAGCGGCTTAAGGCCGTCGGTTTTTTTGTAAAGGCCGTCAGGCCGCCCACTGTCCCACGAGGAACAGCGCGCATCAGGCTCTCTGTCACTGCATGGCATTCAAAAGGAGACATCGACGCCCTTGTGGAGGCCATGGCAAGGTGA
- a CDS encoding alpha/beta fold hydrolase: protein MNFIFIDKGFGASLVLLPGWGFLPEIFSRLDLPFNYILPTRPVNGDISRGLYDFLRAYGIQSVLLFGWSMGAYQAVDFCLDYVWMVSGLILVSLRPSFAKEELLAQERDLEADFEGAMRRFYRRAFLGQKEDYRWFKEELLDIHLSRIDLNGLKKGLEYLAQKDASSLFAAQCISKRPWLFYGARDVISPFNSMFFKEMVGEVRIEIIRAAGHLPFLSQEFRGRFLRS, encoded by the coding sequence GTGAATTTCATTTTTATAGACAAGGGATTTGGTGCATCCCTGGTGTTGCTCCCTGGTTGGGGATTTTTGCCGGAGATATTTTCAAGGCTTGATCTCCCATTTAACTATATCCTTCCGACCCGGCCTGTCAACGGCGACATCTCACGTGGACTCTATGATTTTTTACGCGCCTACGGTATACAATCGGTCCTGCTTTTTGGTTGGTCCATGGGGGCGTATCAGGCCGTTGATTTTTGCCTTGATTACGTCTGGATGGTTTCAGGCCTTATATTGGTCTCGCTGCGTCCATCTTTCGCGAAAGAGGAGCTATTGGCACAGGAAAGGGATCTTGAGGCGGATTTTGAGGGGGCGATGAGGCGTTTCTATAGGAGGGCGTTTTTGGGGCAGAAGGAAGACTATAGGTGGTTCAAGGAGGAGTTGCTTGATATCCATTTGTCACGCATAGATTTAAATGGACTTAAAAAGGGACTTGAATATCTTGCGCAAAAAGACGCATCCAGCCTTTTTGCGGCCCAATGTATCAGTAAGAGGCCTTGGCTCTTTTACGGGGCAAGGGATGTTATCTCGCCCTTTAACTCCATGTTTTTCAAGGAAATGGTCGGGGAGGTGAGGATTGAGATCATTAGAGCTGCTGGACATCTGCCATTTTTATCTCAAGAGTTTAGAGGGAGATTTCTCAGGTCTTGA
- a CDS encoding methyltransferase domain-containing protein: protein MKSSVERSFSKASLTYDAHADVQLEVAGRLIAMLTGRSFGHILEIGCGTGRYTLMLAEAFREAEIEAVDISLAMLEEARKKFKDQRISFYVADGERLPAFITGPFDLITANSVFHWFDDLAGALVRYRDLLGPGGTILFSVFGPKTLWELKTVLDEAFGRWILLPAVAFPDYAGLKGMISDLFRHTAMEEVVVLREYRDTLSLFRSLKATGVASSRGGRPLRFTASKLSFIDGLYRRRFGSIMASYQVFLCEVS, encoded by the coding sequence TTGAAATCCAGTGTCGAAAGGTCATTCAGCAAGGCCTCTCTGACTTACGATGCCCATGCCGATGTACAGCTTGAGGTTGCAGGGCGTCTCATTGCGATGCTGACAGGGAGATCGTTCGGGCATATACTTGAAATAGGCTGCGGGACCGGCCGATATACCCTTATGCTTGCAGAGGCGTTTAGAGAAGCCGAGATCGAGGCCGTAGACATATCCCTTGCTATGTTGGAGGAGGCGAGGAAGAAATTTAAAGACCAAAGGATTAGTTTTTATGTGGCTGATGGGGAGCGCCTTCCTGCATTCATAACAGGGCCGTTTGACCTGATTACTGCAAACAGCGTATTTCACTGGTTCGATGATTTGGCTGGTGCGCTTGTGAGATATAGGGATCTCCTCGGACCTGGCGGGACAATACTCTTTTCAGTTTTTGGACCTAAGACCCTTTGGGAATTGAAGACTGTGCTGGATGAGGCGTTCGGCCGCTGGATTTTGCTCCCAGCTGTTGCCTTTCCAGACTATGCAGGTTTGAAGGGCATGATATCCGATCTTTTTAGACATACAGCTATGGAGGAAGTCGTGGTGTTAAGGGAATATAGGGACACACTCTCTCTCTTTCGTAGTCTGAAGGCCACAGGGGTTGCATCTTCTAGGGGCGGCCGTCCGCTGAGATTTACTGCCTCTAAGCTCTCTTTTATAGACGGTCTTTATAGGAGACGGTTTGGTTCAATAATGGCCTCATATCAGGTCTTTTTGTGTGAAGTAAGCTGA
- a CDS encoding lipopolysaccharide kinase InaA family protein, translating into MSLHVLEVLTRFLGGSLYPAMPLRKGLEVANGWVSLFDSAGILGFDALWDSGRLNRFGEKPGRDISTMELGGKTLFVKRYYKKSLLSSILSRLEGSVVEWVGAHVLKDLGFKSFEPVAIGFDGSGRSILVIAKIEGERLEDFFKRDVPFEYKVNVTERLADFAARFHACGFTHQDFYLCHLFWNKETGEIGVIDLQRLRRTGHLILPWVIKDLAQIGYSSKNVLKIEEWAELSDIFWDTYTSVLPKFKDGRIVEKIQKKIARIERHDIKLKKGSAR; encoded by the coding sequence ATGTCTTTGCACGTACTTGAGGTTTTGACAAGGTTTTTAGGGGGTTCACTTTATCCTGCCATGCCTTTGCGTAAAGGACTCGAGGTGGCCAATGGATGGGTCTCTCTTTTTGATTCGGCAGGGATTTTAGGCTTTGACGCCCTCTGGGATTCGGGCAGGCTCAATCGTTTCGGCGAAAAGCCAGGTCGTGACATCTCCACTATGGAGCTTGGCGGTAAAACGCTTTTTGTCAAGCGTTATTATAAAAAGAGTCTATTGTCTTCCATATTGTCGAGGCTGGAGGGCAGCGTCGTCGAGTGGGTGGGCGCGCACGTCCTTAAGGACCTTGGATTCAAGAGTTTTGAGCCCGTGGCCATAGGTTTTGACGGTTCTGGTAGGTCAATACTCGTGATAGCAAAGATTGAAGGCGAGCGTCTTGAAGACTTTTTTAAGAGAGACGTTCCATTTGAGTATAAGGTAAATGTGACAGAGAGGTTGGCTGATTTTGCTGCAAGATTTCATGCCTGTGGTTTCACCCATCAGGATTTCTACTTGTGTCATCTGTTTTGGAACAAAGAAACTGGCGAAATCGGTGTGATCGATCTCCAAAGGTTGCGAAGGACGGGTCACCTTATCTTGCCATGGGTGATAAAAGACCTTGCACAGATCGGCTATTCTTCAAAAAACGTCCTTAAGATAGAGGAATGGGCCGAACTGTCAGATATTTTTTGGGATACCTATACTTCTGTGCTCCCGAAGTTTAAGGATGGGCGTATCGTGGAAAAGATCCAGAAGAAGATCGCCAGAATTGAAAGGCACGACATTAAGCTTAAAAAGGGGTCGGCCAGATGA
- a CDS encoding glycosyltransferase family 4 protein — protein sequence MNLAVIRRECSFDIGGAEAYCANICNRFSRLGHKVTLVADRAEIDSACLLRAMVMGRGSIMKNLSFFVNSRRILKVGGFDLTYGLSRVAPVDVLRISDPLHAAWLDLGYPWTGRLRRFMPRHKMLLWMERMAIEEARAIIVNSNMVKAQIEHYYDMALDKVHVVYNGVDTSLFAPMLPDEREMVRLSMGLPADITVFLFAGTDLRRKGLAPLIHGLDSLSSCCDFALLIAGVCSDRAMEAEIRRLGLSKRVRWLGYTRDMARLYGISDLFILPTLYDPFANAVLEAMACGTPALTTVNNGASEVAREVDEWLVIKNSTADAIHGALRRFVGLSGDMRSFLRGKAVSVAAKYSWEAHMASLQTVFLTKGVNLA from the coding sequence ATGAATTTGGCCGTCATTCGCAGGGAGTGCAGCTTTGACATAGGCGGGGCCGAGGCCTATTGCGCAAATATCTGCAACCGGTTTTCCCGCCTCGGCCATAAGGTGACATTAGTAGCCGACAGGGCCGAGATAGATTCCGCATGTCTTCTAAGGGCAATGGTAATGGGCCGTGGAAGTATTATGAAAAATCTGAGCTTTTTTGTCAATTCAAGAAGGATATTGAAGGTCGGGGGCTTTGATCTGACCTATGGCCTTTCTAGAGTGGCCCCTGTTGATGTCCTTCGCATCTCAGATCCACTTCATGCCGCCTGGCTTGATCTTGGTTATCCATGGACAGGGAGGCTCAGGAGATTCATGCCGAGACACAAGATGCTCCTTTGGATGGAGAGGATGGCGATAGAGGAGGCAAGGGCCATCATAGTCAATTCTAATATGGTAAAAGCACAGATTGAACACTATTACGACATGGCCTTGGATAAGGTCCATGTGGTGTATAATGGTGTGGATACAAGCCTTTTTGCACCCATGCTGCCAGACGAACGAGAGATGGTCAGGCTTTCCATGGGGCTGCCAGCTGATATCACGGTGTTTCTTTTCGCTGGTACTGACCTGAGGCGCAAGGGCCTTGCCCCCTTGATCCATGGGCTTGACAGCCTTTCTTCTTGTTGTGATTTTGCACTCTTGATTGCAGGTGTCTGCAGCGACAGGGCCATGGAGGCAGAGATAAGGCGTCTCGGCCTTTCAAAAAGGGTCAGATGGCTTGGCTATACAAGGGATATGGCCCGACTTTACGGCATATCGGATCTCTTTATATTGCCCACTCTCTATGACCCGTTTGCAAATGCAGTCCTTGAGGCAATGGCGTGCGGGACGCCAGCCCTCACTACAGTGAACAATGGGGCATCAGAGGTGGCCCGTGAGGTTGATGAATGGCTGGTGATCAAAAACTCTACAGCCGATGCTATTCACGGCGCCTTAAGGCGTTTTGTCGGGTTGTCAGGCGACATGAGGTCTTTTCTGAGGGGGAAGGCAGTCTCTGTCGCCGCTAAGTACAGTTGGGAGGCCCATATGGCTTCATTGCAGACGGTTTTCCTTACCAAAGGTGTCAACCTTGCCTGA
- a CDS encoding deoxyguanosinetriphosphate triphosphohydrolase family protein yields the protein MKTSHGLEGVDMIDLSNLRTRLDYEEDKRLSPYAARSTEAFREMEEERISAGHRQWFSIDADRILHSLSYTRYIDKTQVFFLIPNDHITHRVLHVQLVSKIARTIGRLLRLNEDLIEAIALGHDIGHPPFGHDGERYLSEICIEHGIPPFIHSVQGVHFLRHVERKGKGMNLSCQVLDGILCHDGERHLKSLKPLRKKDFKFLDREIAIKLSDPDVDLSPPMTLEGCVVRMADVISYIGRDIEDALRINLITKDQVPMQCRETLGETNGTIVYRLVEDLISNSLEKDEIAFSQEMADALFMLKEFNYEFIYKNPKIKTESDKIKWLYRILFDRFLNDLNLNRKESVIFKDYLDGMDPSYREAFSPPEIVRDFIAGMTDAYFLRMGKDILIPRPFPARF from the coding sequence ATGAAAACCTCACATGGTCTTGAGGGAGTGGACATGATTGATCTGTCGAATTTGAGAACAAGACTGGATTATGAGGAAGACAAGAGGCTTTCGCCGTATGCCGCAAGGAGCACCGAGGCCTTTCGCGAAATGGAGGAGGAGCGCATAAGCGCCGGCCACAGGCAGTGGTTTTCCATCGACGCCGACCGGATACTTCACTCACTTTCTTACACAAGATACATAGACAAGACGCAGGTCTTTTTCCTTATACCGAATGATCATATCACGCACCGCGTACTTCATGTCCAGCTCGTCTCAAAGATTGCAAGGACCATCGGCAGGCTGCTCCGTCTGAACGAAGACCTTATAGAGGCCATCGCGCTCGGCCACGACATAGGTCACCCGCCGTTCGGTCACGACGGTGAGCGCTATCTCTCAGAGATATGCATAGAGCACGGTATTCCGCCGTTTATCCACAGTGTGCAAGGCGTGCATTTCTTAAGACATGTCGAGCGCAAGGGCAAGGGGATGAACCTGAGCTGCCAGGTCCTGGACGGAATCTTGTGCCATGATGGCGAAAGGCACCTTAAGTCACTGAAGCCGTTGAGAAAAAAGGACTTTAAGTTCCTTGACCGCGAGATCGCAATAAAATTATCAGATCCTGACGTCGATCTGAGTCCACCCATGACCCTTGAAGGTTGCGTTGTAAGAATGGCGGATGTGATAAGCTATATAGGGCGGGATATCGAAGATGCCTTACGTATAAACCTCATAACGAAGGACCAGGTGCCGATGCAGTGTAGGGAGACGCTTGGAGAGACGAACGGCACTATAGTCTATCGCCTTGTTGAAGATCTCATCTCAAATAGTCTTGAAAAAGACGAAATTGCATTCAGCCAAGAGATGGCCGACGCCCTTTTTATGCTTAAGGAGTTTAATTATGAGTTCATTTATAAAAATCCAAAGATAAAGACAGAATCAGACAAAATAAAATGGCTTTATAGGATACTTTTTGATCGATTTTTGAATGATTTGAATCTGAACCGTAAGGAATCCGTAATATTTAAAGACTATCTTGACGGCATGGATCCGTCTTACAGGGAGGCGTTCAGTCCCCCTGAGATCGTAAGGGACTTTATCGCAGGCATGACTGATGCTTATTTTTTGAGGATGGGGAAGGATATCCTTATCCCGAGGCCATTCCCCGCTAGGTTTTAA
- a CDS encoding flavodoxin family protein, translated as MKVVAFNGSARKDGNTAILLNVVLEELKAEGIETELYSLAGRSILGCIACYQCFEKKNRRCAVENDVVNDCIQKMDKADGILLGSPTYFADVSAGMKALIERCGMVGRANNGMYRRKVGAAVVAARRAGAVHVFNSINFFFTISEMIVVGSSYWNIGMGRQPGEVSNDTEGIQTMKDLGRNMAWLLKRINP; from the coding sequence ATGAAGGTGGTGGCATTCAACGGCAGCGCAAGGAAAGATGGGAACACGGCTATTCTCTTGAATGTTGTGCTCGAGGAACTTAAAGCCGAGGGCATTGAGACCGAGCTCTATTCCCTTGCAGGAAGGTCGATTCTAGGGTGCATCGCATGTTATCAATGTTTTGAGAAAAAGAACAGGCGGTGTGCAGTGGAAAACGATGTCGTTAATGACTGTATCCAGAAGATGGATAAGGCGGATGGCATACTGCTCGGTTCCCCTACGTATTTCGCCGATGTGTCCGCCGGGATGAAGGCCCTGATCGAAAGATGCGGCATGGTAGGGAGGGCTAATAACGGTATGTATAGACGCAAGGTCGGTGCTGCTGTTGTGGCGGCCAGGCGCGCGGGGGCGGTACACGTGTTCAATTCGATCAATTTTTTCTTTACAATCAGCGAGATGATTGTTGTTGGTTCGAGCTATTGGAATATAGGCATGGGTAGGCAGCCAGGTGAGGTAAGTAATGACACGGAAGGTATACAGACCATGAAAGACCTCGGCAGGAACATGGCATGGTTGCTGAAGAGGATCAATCCATAG
- the aat gene encoding leucyl/phenylalanyl-tRNA--protein transferase: protein MPVYVLGNDPVFPPPESARSDGLLAIGGDLDPQRLIAAYRLGIFPWYSPGEPILWWSPDPRLVLNPKRLHVSRRLRRTIRQAKFKITFDAAFSDVIRACRETRIEAGEGTWISDEMVAAYTRLHNMGIAHSSEAWASGRLVGGLYGVAIGRVFFGESMFSTERDASKVALVTLVRQLDAWSFELIDCQMTTRHLLSLGAEEIPRKTFLSILARLVDAPNTAPFTPADQAAGLPPSNRRY from the coding sequence ATGCCGGTCTATGTGCTTGGAAACGACCCCGTCTTTCCGCCGCCAGAATCGGCCAGATCCGACGGGCTGCTAGCTATAGGCGGAGATCTTGACCCGCAGAGGCTCATTGCGGCCTACAGACTGGGCATATTCCCATGGTACAGCCCTGGGGAGCCAATCCTCTGGTGGTCGCCAGATCCACGGCTTGTCCTCAATCCAAAAAGACTTCATGTCTCAAGACGTCTCAGAAGGACAATAAGACAGGCGAAATTCAAGATAACTTTTGACGCCGCCTTTAGCGACGTAATAAGGGCATGCAGGGAGACAAGGATCGAGGCCGGTGAAGGGACGTGGATCAGTGATGAGATGGTCGCAGCCTATACAAGACTCCATAATATGGGTATTGCCCACTCTTCGGAGGCATGGGCCAGCGGCAGACTTGTCGGTGGACTCTACGGCGTGGCGATTGGCAGGGTATTTTTCGGAGAATCCATGTTTAGTACCGAAAGAGATGCATCGAAGGTCGCCCTTGTAACACTTGTGCGCCAACTTGACGCCTGGAGTTTTGAACTCATCGACTGCCAAATGACAACAAGGCACCTGCTGAGTCTAGGGGCAGAAGAAATACCTCGAAAGACCTTCCTTTCAATCCTTGCAAGGCTTGTGGACGCCCCCAACACCGCACCGTTCACACCTGCCGATCAAGCCGCTGGTCTTCCGCCATCAAACCGACGTTATTGA